In Piliocolobus tephrosceles isolate RC106 chromosome 6, ASM277652v3, whole genome shotgun sequence, the following are encoded in one genomic region:
- the RDH12 gene encoding retinol dehydrogenase 12 isoform X2 — MLVTLGLLTSFFSFLYVVAPSIRKFFAGGVCRTNAQLPGKVVVITGANTGIGKETARELASRGARVYIACRDVLKGESAASEIRVDTKNSQVLVRKLDLSDTKSIRAFAEAFLAEEKQLHILINNAGVMMCPYSKTADGFETHLGVNHLGTGVTTYAVHPGVVRSELVRHSSLLCLLWRLFSPFVKTAREGAQTSLHCALAEGLEPLSGKYFSDCKRTWVSPRARNNKTAERLWNVSCELLGIRWE; from the exons ATGCTGGTCACCTTGGGACTGCTCACCTCTTTCTTCTCGTTCCTGTATGTGGTAGCTCCATCCATCAG GAAGTTCTTTGCTGGTGGAGTGTGTAGAACAAATGCGCAGCTTCCTGGGAAGGTAGTGGTGATCACTGGCGCCAACACAGGCATTGGCAAGGAGACGGCTAGAGAGCTCGCTAGCCGAG GAGCCCGAGTCTATATTGCCTGCAGAGATGTACTGAAGGGGGAGTCTGCTGCCAGTGAAATCCGAGTGGATACAAAGAACTCCCAGGTGCTGGTGCGGAAATTGGACCTATCGGACACCAAATCTATCCGAGCCTTTGCTGAGGCCTTTCTGGCAG AGGAAAAGCAGCTCCATATCCTGATCAACAATGCGGGAGTAATGATGTGTCCATATTCCAAGACAGCTGATGGCTTTGAAACCCACCTGGGAGTCAACCACCTGG GCACCGGGGTCACCACCTACGCAGTGCACCCAGGTGTTGTCCGCTCCGAGCTGGTCCGGCACTCCTCCCTGCTCTGCCTGCTCTGGCGGCTCTTCTCCCCCTTTGTCAAGACGGCGCGGGAAGGGGCGCAGACCAGCCTGCATTGTGCCCTGGCTGAGGGCCTGGAGCCCCTGAGTGGCAAGTACTTCAG TGACTGCAAGAGGACCTGGGTGTCTCCAAGGGCCCGAAATAACAAAACAGCTGAGCGCCTATGGAATGTCAGCTGTGAGCTTCTAGGAATCCGGTGGGAGTAG
- the RDH12 gene encoding retinol dehydrogenase 12 isoform X1, with translation MLVTLGLLTSFFSFLYVVAPSIRKFFAGGVCRTNAQLPGKVVVITGANTGIGKETARELASRGARVYIACRDVLKGESAASEIRVDTKNSQVLVRKLDLSDTKSIRAFAEAFLAEEKQLHILINNAGVMMCPYSKTADGFETHLGVNHLGHFLLTYLLLERLKVSAPARVVNVSSVVHHIGKIRFHDLQSEKRYSRGFAYCHSKLANILFTRELAKRLQGTGVTTYAVHPGVVRSELVRHSSLLCLLWRLFSPFVKTAREGAQTSLHCALAEGLEPLSGKYFSDCKRTWVSPRARNNKTAERLWNVSCELLGIRWE, from the exons ATGCTGGTCACCTTGGGACTGCTCACCTCTTTCTTCTCGTTCCTGTATGTGGTAGCTCCATCCATCAG GAAGTTCTTTGCTGGTGGAGTGTGTAGAACAAATGCGCAGCTTCCTGGGAAGGTAGTGGTGATCACTGGCGCCAACACAGGCATTGGCAAGGAGACGGCTAGAGAGCTCGCTAGCCGAG GAGCCCGAGTCTATATTGCCTGCAGAGATGTACTGAAGGGGGAGTCTGCTGCCAGTGAAATCCGAGTGGATACAAAGAACTCCCAGGTGCTGGTGCGGAAATTGGACCTATCGGACACCAAATCTATCCGAGCCTTTGCTGAGGCCTTTCTGGCAG AGGAAAAGCAGCTCCATATCCTGATCAACAATGCGGGAGTAATGATGTGTCCATATTCCAAGACAGCTGATGGCTTTGAAACCCACCTGGGAGTCAACCACCTGG GCCACTTCCTCCTCACCTACCTGCTCCTGGAGCGGCTAAAGGTGTCTGCCCCTGCACGGGTGGTTAACGTGTCCTCGGTGGTTCACCACATTGGCAAGATTCGCTTCCACGACCTCCAGAGCGAGAAGCGCTACAGCAGGGGTTTTGCCTATTGCCACAGCAAGCTGGCCAATATACTTTTTACTCGTGAGCTGGCGAAGAGGCTCCAAG GCACCGGGGTCACCACCTACGCAGTGCACCCAGGTGTTGTCCGCTCCGAGCTGGTCCGGCACTCCTCCCTGCTCTGCCTGCTCTGGCGGCTCTTCTCCCCCTTTGTCAAGACGGCGCGGGAAGGGGCGCAGACCAGCCTGCATTGTGCCCTGGCTGAGGGCCTGGAGCCCCTGAGTGGCAAGTACTTCAG TGACTGCAAGAGGACCTGGGTGTCTCCAAGGGCCCGAAATAACAAAACAGCTGAGCGCCTATGGAATGTCAGCTGTGAGCTTCTAGGAATCCGGTGGGAGTAG